In one Oscillospiraceae bacterium genomic region, the following are encoded:
- a CDS encoding DNA translocase FtsK, producing MAQKKKVTKKTTAKHSEKEKKPSPARKKGAEQTAHGQNEMLFKLAPFLICVAAATFGMILFLTKSTGSVGGFIASALRGVFSVGAYLIPVLLVNHAVFFKKDVENGSYRYKWLFSLICIIFADVVFALFSNQSGGLSVKELYESGVALTGGGFVGGALHNLLVPAFGKVLTGMFAVVALLLFGSFLFGMTPAEMFRAVFPKREKNCDDDIVLETPETAAARIKEKQEYAAQQAEKSASSRKRKEYEVNVEVADPAAKPEDKIEDEKITEINIKEVPQDDGDDIRNLNPKKAVGKLALKPEKSALNSKAVPEPEKTITQELKDIFYENEDTAVAERFSAIPAAESAEAAEATLIIEKSDLAQKVEPPQALAEDTYRFPPISLLQKGPEKQQSDFDEQNETAKKLVDALQSFGVMTKIRDISKGPTVTRYELQPDVGVRVKSIENLSNDIARALAAKGIRIEAPIPGKETVGIEIPNKAVAMVYVRELIETEQFKKNKNKVYTCLGEDVAGAPVFCDLSKMPHLLIAGATGMGKSVCINSIIVSILYKSRPDEVKFIMIDPKKVELSVYNGIPHLLVPVVSDPKKAAGALCWAVNEMERRFTLLEGARARNITYYNESANNDPEREKLPLVIIIIDELADLMMTAREDVETSINRLAQKARAAGMHLVIGTQRPSTDVITGLIKANIPSRIAFTVASIVDSRVILDMAGADKLLGRGDMLYAPVGDMKKIRVQGAYVSEEEVESITEFLKSNVASEYSEDIMESIEREAARCGEKKRGAVSEEGEGIAIDDETDLLLWPAIKCAVETGGIATSLLQRKFSVGYGRAAKIIDMMEKMGVIGGPNGSKPRELRITSEQYLEMRQQRDDQYKS from the coding sequence ATGGCCCAGAAAAAGAAAGTAACCAAAAAAACGACCGCAAAGCATAGTGAAAAGGAAAAAAAGCCTTCGCCCGCAAGAAAAAAAGGCGCGGAGCAGACCGCACACGGACAAAATGAAATGCTTTTCAAACTGGCTCCGTTTTTAATTTGTGTGGCGGCGGCTACGTTTGGCATGATACTTTTTCTCACGAAATCCACAGGCAGCGTCGGAGGCTTCATCGCAAGCGCTCTCCGGGGCGTTTTTTCCGTCGGGGCTTATCTGATCCCTGTGCTATTAGTCAACCACGCGGTATTCTTTAAAAAAGATGTTGAAAACGGATCATACAGATATAAATGGCTGTTCTCTCTTATCTGCATTATTTTTGCCGATGTGGTATTCGCGCTTTTTTCCAATCAAAGCGGAGGACTTTCCGTCAAGGAGCTTTATGAAAGCGGCGTCGCACTGACCGGCGGCGGCTTTGTAGGCGGAGCGCTGCATAATCTGCTTGTTCCAGCCTTCGGAAAGGTGCTGACCGGTATGTTCGCGGTCGTCGCGCTGTTGTTGTTCGGCAGCTTTTTGTTCGGAATGACGCCGGCGGAAATGTTCCGCGCCGTTTTTCCGAAAAGAGAAAAAAATTGTGACGACGATATTGTTTTAGAAACGCCGGAAACGGCCGCGGCCCGTATAAAGGAAAAACAGGAATACGCCGCCCAACAGGCGGAGAAGAGCGCATCAAGCCGGAAGCGCAAGGAATATGAAGTAAATGTAGAGGTCGCCGATCCCGCCGCAAAACCGGAAGATAAAATTGAAGACGAGAAGATCACGGAAATCAACATAAAGGAAGTGCCGCAGGACGACGGCGACGATATCAGGAATTTAAATCCAAAGAAAGCTGTCGGAAAGCTCGCCCTGAAGCCGGAAAAGTCCGCGCTGAATTCAAAGGCGGTTCCTGAACCTGAAAAGACGATAACCCAGGAATTAAAAGACATATTTTATGAAAACGAGGATACGGCGGTTGCGGAGCGCTTTTCCGCCATTCCCGCGGCTGAATCCGCAGAGGCGGCAGAGGCAACGCTGATTATAGAAAAGTCTGATCTTGCGCAAAAAGTCGAGCCGCCGCAGGCATTGGCGGAGGATACATATCGCTTTCCGCCGATATCTCTGCTTCAGAAGGGTCCGGAAAAACAGCAGAGCGATTTCGACGAGCAGAACGAGACGGCAAAAAAGCTTGTCGATGCTCTTCAGAGTTTTGGGGTTATGACAAAGATAAGGGATATATCAAAAGGACCGACTGTAACCCGATACGAGCTTCAGCCGGATGTTGGTGTGCGTGTAAAATCAATCGAAAACCTTTCAAACGATATTGCCCGCGCGCTTGCGGCGAAGGGCATACGCATCGAGGCGCCAATCCCCGGAAAAGAAACCGTTGGCATTGAAATACCGAACAAAGCCGTTGCCATGGTATATGTGAGAGAGCTTATTGAAACAGAGCAGTTCAAAAAGAACAAGAATAAGGTATATACCTGCCTCGGAGAAGATGTGGCGGGCGCGCCTGTATTCTGTGATCTGTCAAAAATGCCGCATCTTCTGATAGCGGGCGCCACCGGTATGGGAAAATCGGTCTGTATCAACAGCATTATTGTCAGCATACTTTATAAATCCCGTCCCGATGAAGTAAAATTTATTATGATCGATCCAAAAAAGGTCGAGCTTAGCGTATACAACGGAATTCCGCATTTGCTGGTACCTGTTGTCAGCGATCCGAAAAAAGCGGCGGGTGCGCTCTGTTGGGCGGTAAACGAGATGGAGCGCCGCTTTACGCTTTTAGAAGGCGCCCGTGCGCGGAATATAACATATTACAACGAATCAGCAAATAACGATCCCGAAAGGGAAAAGCTGCCGCTCGTCATAATTATAATCGACGAGCTGGCCGATCTCATGATGACCGCACGCGAGGATGTCGAAACAAGCATTAATCGTCTTGCACAAAAGGCGCGGGCGGCCGGAATGCATCTTGTGATCGGAACTCAGCGTCCGTCCACTGATGTCATCACGGGTCTTATAAAAGCAAATATTCCTTCGAGAATAGCGTTCACGGTCGCTTCTATTGTCGACTCGCGCGTTATCCTCGACATGGCGGGAGCAGACAAGCTGTTAGGACGAGGCGATATGCTTTATGCCCCGGTAGGAGATATGAAAAAGATCAGGGTTCAGGGCGCATACGTTTCCGAGGAAGAGGTCGAATCGATAACAGAATTTTTAAAGAGCAATGTCGCCTCGGAATATTCAGAGGATATTATGGAATCGATTGAACGCGAAGCCGCACGCTGCGGAGAGAAGAAACGCGGCGCGGTTTCTGAGGAAGGAGAGGGCATCGCGATAGACGACGAAACAGATCTGTTGCTCTGGCCAGCAATAAAATGCGCTGTGGAAACCGGAGGGATCGCAACCTCGCTTTTACAGCGTAAATTTTCCGTAGGTTACGGACGCGCCGCGAAAATCATAGATATGATGGAAAAAATGGGCGTTATCGGAGGCCCGAACGGCAGCAAGCCACGCGAATTGAGAATAACCTCAGAGCAGTATCTTGAAATGCGCCAGCAGCGCGACGATCAATATAAGTCCTGA
- a CDS encoding RNHCP domain-containing protein produces MKTFTKNDNGFICAGCGAQVMPLGYSSRDHCPKCLMSLHVDINPGDRANECGGKLIPISVQPDSKKGFVIIYVCEKCGGSARCRAANDDDTALLIRLTNVPAPSGEVKNNIKNHSDSIEDNEDKVNKKWPRKRK; encoded by the coding sequence ATGAAAACCTTTACTAAAAACGACAACGGATTCATATGCGCGGGCTGCGGCGCGCAGGTAATGCCGCTCGGATATTCCTCGCGGGATCATTGCCCGAAATGTCTGATGTCATTGCATGTTGATATCAATCCCGGTGACAGAGCGAACGAATGCGGAGGAAAACTTATTCCGATATCCGTACAACCTGATTCAAAAAAGGGCTTTGTTATTATATATGTATGTGAAAAATGCGGCGGAAGCGCGAGATGCCGCGCGGCGAATGACGACGATACGGCTTTGCTTATCCGTCTCACGAACGTTCCCGCCCCTTCGGGTGAAGTTAAAAACAATATTAAAAATCATAGCGACAGCATTGAGGATAATGAGGACAAGGTAAATAAAAAATGGCCCAGAAAAAGAAAGTAA
- a CDS encoding ATP-dependent RecD-like DNA helicase, whose product MKCASSATINISPEDAAKKRSEETRRRNAASLKRSLARNSITKIKHKGFTMQKEKADPAFDPEGKEKLSGEVEEIIYQNEENGYTVCVISSPDGNHETLVGTMPMLSVGEEIAAYGVWTTHREYGEQFKVEYFEKKLPGDAESIKRYLSSHAVRGVGPKLAGKIVDRFKEATFEVIENSPELLCDIKGISPKRSREISDSFRMQFGMRNIMMFFGRYFGVSTSVRIYKRWGSAAIDLVRSNPYILCDEIYGIGFERADSMAISLGHKADSEFRLCAGIKYLLNYNAQSNGHCYLPRYKLAEAAAKMLDIPEKTVFGAIDNLMGTGELVYREFTEQDGKRTDAIYLQSTYMCEKYIAKKLCALNRVSMIGAVDGVQAQIERSEADSGIKFAAMQKKAVTNALESPVTVITGGPGTGKTTIIKCILGIFSRLGIKAALCAPTGRAAKRMSEATMCEAKTIHRLLETEFSENDELNFSKNENNLLEFDALIADEMSMVDVFLFSSLLKAIKPGARLILIGDADQLPSVGAGDVLNDIIKSKVFTVCRLDEIFRQDSNSHIAINAQRINRGEYPAASGKDGNFFIIRRRLPSEIVSELRELVKFRLPKAYGDQISGKIQVITPTRKGELGTSALNVMLQEELNPPSSGKCEHKYRDTVFREGDKVMQIRNNYDLNWESDERTGTGTGTGKVSGSGVFNGDIGYIETVDEEDLTLTVDYDGRKCEYDFSLLDEIEHAFAVTVHKSQGSEYPVVIIPLLTAGSLLSTRNLLYTAITRAREMVILIGEEASVKAMVDNNRHALRYSGLSEMLSEENEGKERRNY is encoded by the coding sequence TTGAAATGCGCCAGCAGCGCGACGATCAATATAAGTCCTGAGGATGCGGCAAAGAAACGAAGCGAAGAAACGCGGCGAAGAAACGCGGCTTCTTTGAAAAGAAGCCTGGCAAGAAACTCAATTACAAAAATAAAACATAAAGGTTTCACAATGCAAAAAGAAAAAGCGGACCCCGCTTTTGATCCGGAGGGAAAAGAAAAGCTAAGCGGCGAAGTCGAGGAAATCATATATCAGAACGAAGAAAACGGATATACTGTTTGTGTGATTTCGTCTCCTGACGGCAATCATGAAACGCTTGTAGGCACAATGCCCATGCTTTCCGTAGGCGAAGAAATCGCCGCATATGGTGTTTGGACTACTCACCGCGAATACGGCGAGCAGTTCAAGGTCGAATATTTCGAAAAAAAGCTACCGGGTGACGCGGAATCCATCAAGCGTTATCTATCTTCACATGCCGTGCGAGGCGTCGGTCCGAAGCTCGCTGGGAAAATCGTGGATCGCTTTAAAGAAGCGACATTCGAGGTCATTGAAAATTCGCCCGAGCTCTTGTGTGACATTAAAGGAATATCGCCGAAGAGATCGCGTGAAATAAGCGATTCCTTCAGAATGCAGTTTGGCATGCGAAACATAATGATGTTTTTCGGCCGTTATTTCGGAGTAAGCACCTCGGTAAGAATTTATAAACGATGGGGCAGCGCGGCAATAGACCTCGTAAGATCAAATCCGTACATTCTGTGCGATGAAATTTACGGAATAGGCTTTGAGCGAGCGGACAGTATGGCCATATCACTCGGCCACAAGGCCGATTCGGAATTCAGGTTATGCGCGGGCATAAAATACCTGCTGAATTACAACGCCCAGTCAAACGGACACTGTTATCTTCCGAGGTATAAGCTCGCGGAGGCGGCCGCCAAAATGCTTGACATTCCTGAAAAGACGGTTTTCGGAGCTATCGACAATTTGATGGGCACAGGAGAACTTGTATACCGCGAATTCACGGAACAGGACGGTAAAAGGACAGACGCAATATATTTGCAGTCCACATATATGTGCGAAAAATATATCGCAAAAAAGCTGTGCGCGTTAAACCGCGTCAGCATGATAGGCGCGGTGGACGGCGTGCAGGCTCAGATAGAGCGGAGCGAGGCCGACTCAGGCATTAAATTTGCCGCCATGCAGAAAAAAGCCGTTACCAATGCGCTCGAGAGCCCGGTAACAGTAATCACAGGCGGTCCCGGAACCGGAAAAACGACGATAATCAAGTGCATACTCGGGATTTTTTCGCGTCTCGGAATAAAGGCGGCTTTATGCGCGCCGACCGGGCGCGCGGCAAAACGCATGTCAGAAGCGACGATGTGCGAAGCAAAAACAATTCACCGTCTTCTTGAAACGGAATTCTCCGAAAACGATGAATTGAACTTTTCAAAAAACGAAAATAATCTCCTGGAATTTGACGCGCTGATAGCTGACGAGATGTCAATGGTGGATGTATTCCTGTTTTCCTCGCTTTTAAAGGCGATTAAACCGGGTGCGAGGCTTATCCTCATCGGAGACGCAGATCAGCTGCCGAGTGTCGGAGCAGGGGATGTATTGAACGATATTATAAAAAGCAAGGTTTTTACGGTTTGCCGTCTTGACGAGATTTTCAGACAGGACAGTAATAGCCATATCGCAATCAACGCGCAGAGAATAAATCGCGGAGAATATCCGGCCGCGAGCGGAAAGGATGGAAATTTCTTTATCATCCGCCGCCGTTTACCCTCGGAGATCGTCTCAGAGCTGCGCGAGCTTGTAAAGTTCAGGCTTCCAAAAGCATACGGAGACCAGATTTCCGGTAAAATTCAGGTTATAACGCCTACCCGCAAGGGAGAGCTCGGAACCTCAGCTCTCAATGTTATGCTGCAGGAGGAGCTGAATCCTCCGTCTTCGGGAAAATGCGAGCACAAATATCGCGACACAGTTTTTCGCGAGGGCGACAAGGTGATGCAGATCAGGAATAATTACGACTTGAACTGGGAATCGGACGAGAGAACAGGGACAGGAACAGGAACAGGAAAAGTCAGCGGCTCCGGTGTTTTCAACGGAGATATCGGTTACATCGAGACGGTGGACGAAGAAGACCTTACCTTGACCGTCGATTACGACGGACGAAAATGCGAATACGATTTCAGCCTGCTTGACGAAATAGAGCACGCGTTCGCGGTGACAGTGCATAAAAGCCAGGGAAGCGAATATCCGGTTGTAATAATACCTCTTCTGACCGCCGGTTCGCTTTTGTCGACGCGAAATCTATTATATACCGCCATAACGCGCGCCAGGGAAATGGTGATTCTGATAGGAGAAGAGGCCTCGGTAAAGGCGATGGTTGACAATAACCGCCATGCGCTGAGGTATTCGGGTCTTTCCGAAATGCTCTCTGAGGAGAATGAAGGAAAAGAAAGAAGAAATTATTAA
- a CDS encoding family 78 glycoside hydrolase catalytic domain has translation MLSTSFVSATEKYSDYKEYIPAPLMRKSFILEAEAENAKITICALGFYRLFVNGTEITRGMLSPYITNPDDALFYDEYEITCLLKKGKNALGIILGNGMQNSLGGDTWDFDKAAWRSAPMTAFSLEYSYASSLKQNEIISDSSVLTHPSAILLDDLRIGEYYDARLEINGWSEADFDDSGWSSAIPVRAPRGIKNRRMNDVPPVIISKEITPVSVSEGAADTGYGETERAKTLYFPRCEREAKGYLYDFGVNTAGSVKLKINGARDQKIVLLFGETLEADGKLNLKSISFIPYAQQQRIEYTLKGGGEEIYVPSFTYFGFRYCLVCGITAEQATDELVTMLIMHTDLIRTGDFRCSDNAADRLYEMTINSDLSNFYHFPTDCPQREKNGWTGDAALSAEQIMMSFDAAKSYEQWLVLIRGAMDTRGAIPGIVPTAGWGFDWGNGPAWDSVLTYLPYYVWKYTGDIKIIRDNAHAILRYLDYVYSRRDENNLIEIGLGDWCQAGHENSAISAPLVFTDTVTVISIAQKARDMFDCIGMKLQRDFAANIASELRTAVRDCLIDFGTFTAVGNCQTTQAMAIFHDIFEQAEKPFAVKTLIAQIESKNGHFDVGILGARAIFRVLGDFGYADLAYEMIMHPDYPSYGNWIRRGATSLWEDFRSEGVIPNSRNHHFFGDISAWFISYPGGIRVNPRLASADEVDIKPCFIEKLSHVYARHDIPCGNVSVEWTRTDEGVIELKISAPDGAKGFITLPAGYKFDNSAAFCRLKTGEFRVIKAEQKDRNTD, from the coding sequence ATGCTGAGCACATCGTTTGTTTCCGCCACGGAAAAATACAGTGATTATAAGGAATATATACCCGCCCCGCTTATGAGGAAGAGCTTTATTCTCGAAGCGGAGGCGGAGAACGCGAAGATAACGATCTGTGCGCTCGGGTTTTACAGATTGTTTGTAAACGGCACGGAAATAACGCGCGGAATGCTTTCTCCGTATATTACAAATCCGGATGACGCGCTTTTTTATGATGAATATGAGATAACTTGCCTATTGAAAAAGGGCAAAAACGCGCTCGGAATTATTCTCGGAAACGGAATGCAGAATTCGCTTGGCGGCGACACATGGGATTTTGACAAGGCCGCTTGGCGAAGCGCGCCGATGACAGCTTTTTCACTGGAATATTCATATGCTTCATCCTTAAAACAGAATGAAATTATATCCGATTCATCAGTCCTGACACACCCGTCGGCGATTTTATTGGATGACCTGAGGATCGGAGAATATTACGACGCCCGGCTTGAAATCAACGGATGGAGCGAAGCGGATTTTGATGATTCCGGATGGAGCAGCGCAATTCCGGTAAGAGCGCCGCGCGGGATCAAAAACAGACGGATGAACGATGTGCCGCCTGTCATTATATCAAAAGAAATAACGCCTGTTTCTGTTTCAGAAGGAGCGGCGGATACCGGATACGGCGAAACGGAAAGAGCAAAAACGCTTTATTTCCCGCGTTGTGAACGGGAGGCGAAGGGATATTTATATGATTTCGGAGTAAATACGGCAGGCTCCGTAAAATTGAAAATAAACGGCGCAAGAGATCAGAAGATAGTGCTGTTATTCGGAGAAACGCTCGAAGCCGACGGTAAGTTAAACTTAAAAAGCATCAGCTTCATTCCCTATGCGCAGCAGCAGCGGATTGAATACACTTTAAAGGGCGGCGGAGAGGAAATATATGTTCCGTCGTTTACATATTTCGGCTTCAGATATTGCCTTGTGTGCGGAATAACCGCCGAGCAGGCCACGGATGAGCTTGTAACAATGCTGATCATGCACACAGACCTTATTCGCACGGGCGATTTCCGCTGTTCCGACAACGCCGCCGACAGACTTTACGAAATGACAATCAATTCCGATCTGTCGAATTTTTATCATTTTCCGACGGACTGTCCGCAAAGAGAAAAAAACGGATGGACCGGAGACGCGGCTCTGTCAGCGGAGCAGATAATGATGAGCTTTGACGCCGCAAAGAGCTATGAGCAATGGCTTGTGCTCATACGCGGAGCAATGGATACGCGCGGTGCGATTCCCGGAATAGTGCCGACGGCAGGATGGGGCTTTGATTGGGGAAACGGTCCTGCATGGGACTCGGTTCTGACATATCTGCCTTATTATGTATGGAAATATACCGGAGATATAAAGATAATCCGGGATAACGCACACGCGATATTAAGATACCTCGATTATGTTTATTCGAGGCGCGATGAAAACAATCTTATCGAAATCGGTCTGGGAGATTGGTGTCAGGCCGGGCATGAAAACAGCGCGATTTCCGCGCCGCTTGTCTTCACCGACACAGTCACCGTAATCAGCATAGCGCAAAAGGCGCGGGATATGTTCGACTGTATCGGAATGAAGCTTCAAAGGGATTTTGCCGCTAATATAGCCTCTGAGCTCAGGACCGCGGTCAGAGACTGTCTTATTGATTTCGGCACGTTTACAGCGGTCGGAAACTGTCAGACAACACAGGCAATGGCAATATTCCATGACATATTCGAACAGGCGGAAAAGCCGTTTGCAGTCAAAACGCTTATAGCTCAGATAGAATCAAAAAACGGTCATTTCGACGTTGGCATACTCGGAGCGCGCGCTATATTCAGAGTGCTCGGAGATTTCGGATATGCCGATCTTGCCTATGAAATGATCATGCACCCAGATTACCCGTCATACGGAAACTGGATAAGGCGCGGCGCAACTTCGCTTTGGGAGGATTTCAGGAGCGAAGGCGTGATTCCGAATTCCCGGAATCACCATTTCTTCGGAGATATTTCGGCGTGGTTTATATCTTATCCGGGAGGGATACGAGTGAATCCGCGGCTTGCTTCGGCAGATGAGGTTGACATAAAACCGTGCTTTATCGAAAAGCTCTCTCATGTTTATGCGCGTCATGATATCCCCTGCGGAAATGTTTCCGTCGAGTGGACTCGGACAGATGAAGGAGTAATAGAGCTTAAAATTTCCGCGCCGGACGGCGCGAAGGGCTTTATAACACTTCCCGCCGGATATAAATTCGACAATTCTGCCGCCTTCTGTAGGTTGAAGACCGGAGAATTCAGGGTGATAAAAGCGGAACAAAAGGACAGGAATACGGATTGA
- a CDS encoding 4'-phosphopantetheinyl transferase superfamily protein, whose product MTLTKPTKMIRRADRGVTFYFACDSIGKYTRSDTNGLRGEAIRRFFAERGLSAPEFELSCKGKPYFPRETGVCFSVSHSRGFFAAAFSESCRDIGIDIECFVSREKSTDEQPAMLDTRFERIAERFFSEGERKKIYSSNEPDHEFIRVWTRKEAIVKCSGEGISGLRAACADSASSASGFELYDFSDIAVSAMAGFLGAASVALNKL is encoded by the coding sequence ATGACGCTGACGAAACCGACGAAGATGATACGGAGAGCTGATCGCGGAGTGACATTTTATTTCGCGTGTGACAGCATAGGAAAATATACTCGCAGTGATACAAACGGGCTGCGCGGAGAAGCGATACGAAGATTCTTTGCCGAACGCGGCTTATCCGCGCCGGAATTCGAATTATCCTGTAAGGGAAAGCCTTATTTTCCGCGGGAAACAGGAGTTTGCTTTTCCGTCTCTCACAGCCGGGGTTTCTTTGCCGCGGCGTTTTCCGAAAGCTGCCGCGATATCGGAATAGATATCGAATGCTTTGTAAGCCGCGAAAAAAGCACGGATGAACAGCCTGCGATGCTTGACACACGTTTTGAAAGAATAGCCGAAAGGTTCTTTTCCGAAGGTGAGCGCAAAAAAATATATTCCTCAAACGAACCCGATCATGAATTTATACGCGTCTGGACTAGAAAAGAGGCGATTGTGAAATGCTCGGGTGAAGGGATATCAGGGCTGAGGGCAGCGTGTGCCGACTCGGCATCGTCCGCCTCCGGCTTTGAGCTTTACGATTTCTCGGATATCGCCGTTTCGGCAATGGCGGGCTTTCTCGGAGCGGCCTCGGTCGCGCTGAACAAATTATAA